A region from the Nitrosopumilus sp. genome encodes:
- a CDS encoding chlorite dismutase family protein: protein MSEENNQYYFNFSFFKVDPKWRWMADLAKEESAKEVENVINNSGIMFRSYSNLGLRDDADFLFWFAAKSVEEIQKVIEKIYKTVFGKYIIPSRTYLSCTRPSLYVQEQKAHGFVTGTDPKKHVIVYPFTKTREWYLLPKEKRQEIMDEHIEVSKKYPQVVLNTTYSFGIHDEDFMLAFEVDDIRDFQDLIMDLRETQVSSYVKNDIPMIVCVKKDIVPMISSLG from the coding sequence ATGTCAGAAGAAAACAATCAATATTATTTTAATTTCTCATTTTTCAAAGTAGACCCTAAATGGAGATGGATGGCAGACCTGGCAAAAGAAGAATCTGCAAAAGAAGTTGAAAATGTAATCAATAATTCAGGAATTATGTTTAGATCATATTCCAATTTAGGATTAAGAGACGATGCAGACTTTTTATTTTGGTTTGCAGCGAAATCTGTAGAAGAAATTCAAAAAGTAATAGAAAAAATTTACAAAACAGTATTTGGAAAATACATTATTCCTTCTAGGACATATTTGTCATGTACAAGACCATCTCTTTATGTACAAGAACAAAAAGCCCATGGATTTGTAACTGGAACTGATCCAAAAAAACATGTCATAGTGTATCCATTCACTAAGACAAGAGAATGGTACCTGCTTCCAAAAGAAAAACGTCAGGAAATAATGGATGAGCATATAGAAGTGAGTAAAAAATATCCACAAGTTGTTCTCAACACAACATACTCATTTGGAATTCATGATGAAGATTTCATGCTTGCATTTGAGGTAGATGATATTAGAGATTTTCAAGATCTAATTATGGATTTGAGAGAGACACAAGTATCATCATATGTTAAAAACGACATTCCTATGATAGTGTGTGTGAAAAAAGACATTGTCCCAATGATATCCAGTTTGGGATAA
- a CDS encoding SMC-Scp complex subunit ScpB, which yields MAKIENMDEATARIEAALYSAGRPLRIEDIIRASGTESRTKTTELLQNIMKKTKSAFKALEIVILPDGSYVMQLKPEYSATVKRYASKPVLPNATLKTLSYIAYMQPISSKQLVETRGSGVYAHLKELRQLDYITHQNVGRLKIYTTTEKFQKYFGIQGDVEDLKQRLFSKVRKTANRQTATPQMTTEVN from the coding sequence ATGGCAAAAATTGAAAATATGGATGAAGCAACAGCAAGAATAGAAGCTGCCCTATATTCAGCTGGAAGACCATTAAGAATAGAAGACATCATAAGGGCTTCAGGCACAGAATCCAGAACAAAAACAACAGAATTACTTCAAAACATAATGAAAAAAACCAAGTCAGCATTCAAAGCATTAGAAATAGTTATTCTTCCAGATGGATCATATGTTATGCAATTAAAACCAGAATATAGTGCAACAGTTAAAAGATATGCATCAAAACCTGTTCTTCCAAACGCAACACTAAAGACATTATCATATATTGCATACATGCAACCTATTTCTTCAAAACAACTTGTTGAAACAAGAGGATCTGGAGTTTATGCACATCTCAAAGAATTAAGACAACTAGACTACATCACACATCAAAATGTAGGGCGATTAAAAATTTACACTACAACTGAAAAGTTTCAGAAATATTTTGGTATTCAAGGAGATGTTGAAGATCTAAAACAAAGATTATTCTCCAAAGTAAGAAAAACAGCCAACAGACAAACAGCAACTCCTCAAATGACCACAGAAGTAAACTAA
- a CDS encoding TFIIB-type zinc ribbon-containing protein: MNVLEKQNCPECKSTLVDDMQNGEIICSGCGVVVDDQIADFGPETISSNFEDKMKLARATGQTTYSQHDLGITTEISISAKDFSGKTINHDVANQMHNLRKWQQRVRVSSPRERRLANVLTKMGETCDGLNLSKNVLETASMIYRNLDGHVDVKGKSVVSITAATIYMACKQCDVVRSLEEICRGICPAKDVKSKSKLAARYYRTMVMEMGQLHAPVVTMDKYISKIANMTQTEVRVERLALEIAEKTKDSSIADGKAPNGIAAAYLYVASVLLGQNVLQRDVSSIAGVTEVTIRNRCKEILTCYKLKITLRPSLAN; the protein is encoded by the coding sequence TTGAACGTACTAGAAAAACAAAACTGTCCTGAATGTAAATCTACATTAGTAGATGACATGCAGAATGGTGAAATTATCTGTTCTGGTTGCGGCGTTGTAGTCGATGATCAGATAGCAGATTTTGGCCCAGAAACAATTAGCTCAAACTTCGAAGACAAAATGAAGCTAGCAAGAGCAACCGGACAAACAACATATTCTCAACATGATTTGGGAATAACAACTGAGATTTCAATTAGTGCAAAAGACTTTAGTGGAAAAACAATCAACCACGATGTCGCAAATCAAATGCACAATCTCAGAAAATGGCAACAAAGAGTAAGAGTTTCCTCACCTAGAGAGAGACGATTGGCAAATGTTTTAACAAAAATGGGAGAAACATGTGACGGTCTAAATCTTTCAAAAAATGTTTTGGAAACTGCATCTATGATATACAGAAACTTGGATGGACATGTTGATGTGAAGGGAAAATCAGTAGTTAGCATTACTGCAGCTACAATTTACATGGCATGCAAACAATGTGACGTAGTAAGATCATTAGAAGAAATTTGCCGAGGAATTTGTCCAGCAAAAGATGTTAAATCAAAATCAAAGCTTGCAGCTAGATACTATAGAACCATGGTGATGGAAATGGGACAATTACATGCACCAGTTGTAACCATGGACAAATACATCTCAAAGATAGCAAATATGACACAAACTGAGGTTAGAGTTGAAAGACTAGCCTTAGAAATTGCTGAAAAAACCAAAGACAGCAGTATTGCGGATGGAAAGGCTCCAAACGGAATTGCCGCAGCATATCTGTATGTAGCATCTGTTCTACTTGGACAAAATGTCTTGCAAAGAGACGTGTCAAGTATTGCAGGAGTTACAGAAGTTACTATCAGAAACAGATGTAAAGAAATTCTAACATGCTACAAACTCAAAATTACTTTGAGACCATCTCTGGCCAATTAA
- a CDS encoding alcohol dehydrogenase, whose amino-acid sequence MKSARIPAPNEPLTISESENPKPQGTQVLLKVKSEGVCHSDLHLWEGGYDLGDGQFLKVTDRGVKYPVTPGHEIVGTIEEIGENVSNVSVGDDVLVFPWMGCGECPACKVGNENLCDTPKSMGLFQNGGYADYTLIPDSKYLAKLDGVDPDAATSLACSGLTAYTAIKKANQNSPEFIVIVGAGGLGLMGVQIASEITDAKIICVDLDDAKLETAKEMGAHFTVNSKDPETVQKILSICNDKGADSVVDFVNAPPTVKTGLAVLRKRGNLVLVGLFGGSIELSLVTIPLKSIVIQGAYTGNYNDMVELLALARKGSINPVISKRYSLDEANTALEDLKARKIIGRAVINP is encoded by the coding sequence ATGAAATCTGCTCGAATTCCAGCCCCAAATGAACCTCTAACTATATCTGAATCTGAAAATCCAAAACCTCAAGGAACTCAGGTTTTGTTAAAGGTAAAGTCTGAGGGTGTCTGCCATAGCGATTTACATTTGTGGGAGGGTGGATATGATCTTGGTGATGGCCAATTTTTGAAAGTTACTGATAGAGGAGTAAAATATCCTGTTACTCCTGGACATGAAATTGTAGGAACTATCGAAGAAATTGGAGAAAATGTCTCTAATGTTTCTGTAGGTGATGATGTTCTAGTTTTCCCTTGGATGGGTTGTGGAGAATGTCCTGCATGTAAAGTAGGAAATGAAAATTTGTGTGATACTCCTAAATCAATGGGTCTTTTCCAAAATGGTGGATATGCTGACTATACTTTAATTCCTGATTCTAAATATTTGGCAAAACTTGATGGTGTAGATCCTGACGCTGCTACATCCCTTGCTTGTTCAGGATTAACTGCATATACTGCAATCAAAAAAGCAAATCAAAACTCTCCTGAGTTTATAGTAATTGTTGGAGCTGGTGGATTAGGATTGATGGGAGTTCAAATTGCTAGTGAAATTACTGATGCAAAAATCATCTGCGTAGATTTAGATGATGCAAAATTAGAAACTGCAAAAGAAATGGGTGCTCATTTTACTGTAAACTCTAAAGATCCTGAAACTGTTCAAAAAATTCTTTCAATATGTAATGATAAGGGAGCTGACAGTGTAGTTGATTTTGTAAATGCTCCTCCAACAGTAAAAACCGGTTTGGCTGTTTTAAGAAAACGAGGAAATCTTGTGTTAGTGGGATTATTTGGTGGTTCTATTGAATTATCTCTTGTAACCATTCCTCTAAAGTCGATTGTTATACAAGGTGCATATACTGGAAATTACAATGATATGGTAGAACTTCTTGCTCTTGCAAGAAAAGGCTCAATCAATCCTGTAATTTCTAAAAGGTATTCTCTTGATGAGGCAAATACTGCTTTGGAGGATCTTAAAGCACGAAAAATTATTGGTCGTGCTGTAATCAATCCTTGA
- the sufC gene encoding Fe-S cluster assembly ATPase SufC, with product MAVLEIKDLHVSREGKEILKGVNLKTGPGEVHAIMGPNGSGKSTLAYTLLAHPKYEVTKGDILLDGESILDLTADERAKKGLFLGFQYPTEVSGVGFSHFLRTAYNSLSKALEGDDREVFITVREFQKYLKENLEKVGLREEFLSRYLNEGFSGGEKKRAEVLQMAVLKPKISILDEPDSGLDIDAVQAVAQAISKVSTKDATVIIITHYARILKFLDKLDFVHVFAKGQVLKTGDAALADKLEAEGYEWALEQSA from the coding sequence ATGGCAGTCTTAGAAATCAAAGATCTTCATGTATCAAGAGAAGGAAAAGAGATTCTAAAAGGAGTCAATTTGAAAACAGGTCCAGGAGAAGTACATGCCATTATGGGACCAAACGGTTCTGGTAAAAGTACATTAGCTTACACATTACTTGCACATCCAAAATATGAAGTCACTAAAGGAGATATTTTGTTAGATGGTGAAAGCATTTTAGATTTAACTGCAGATGAAAGAGCAAAAAAAGGACTATTCTTAGGATTTCAATACCCAACAGAAGTTTCAGGAGTAGGATTTTCCCATTTCTTAAGAACAGCTTACAATTCTCTAAGTAAAGCTCTCGAAGGAGATGACAGAGAAGTATTCATTACAGTTAGAGAATTTCAAAAATACCTTAAAGAGAATTTAGAAAAAGTAGGATTAAGAGAAGAATTTCTTTCCAGGTATCTTAACGAAGGCTTTTCAGGAGGAGAGAAAAAACGAGCAGAAGTTTTACAGATGGCAGTATTAAAACCAAAAATATCCATTTTAGATGAACCAGATTCAGGATTAGATATTGACGCAGTGCAAGCTGTAGCACAGGCAATTAGTAAAGTATCTACCAAAGATGCAACAGTAATCATAATTACTCACTATGCGAGAATTTTGAAATTCTTAGACAAGTTAGATTTTGTTCATGTGTTTGCAAAAGGACAAGTATTGAAAACAGGAGATGCAGCACTTGCAGATAAATTAGAAGCAGAAGGTTATGAATGGGCCTTAGAACAATCAGCCTAA
- the hemA gene encoding glutamyl-tRNA reductase, which translates to MNQNIINARVTFRNAPIHILEQFTIKDLDNAYEQFKEDSGLDECVIIQTCNRIELFGKSKTQNLEKIKKTWATITGLEEEAFNENVEFVENQEALHHLLKLTSGLDSMVLGEEQILGQIKNSITFAREVKASGQHLNTLFDKAIRIGTRIRNSSGIGAGGISVGSMAVKLAEENIDELKTKKVLLIGTGEVSTLVAKSLQRRGYAFDVTSRTIGRSETFCETMGGNPIKFEAVLSGFDNYDVIFVATTAPYFLVTNERITEAMKNKDKGMMILDLSNPRTVDEKVATIGGVKLMNLDQIAEMVEKNMNARLNKVKTVENIINEEVSVLEASMKRLDAEPLVKDVFKNIENLREKELQKALQMLDEKDEKKIKIIEELTKAVVESIVATPMNNIRKASEQGKPDVVELASKLFDYKKQNQAD; encoded by the coding sequence ATGAATCAAAACATCATCAATGCACGTGTAACTTTTCGTAATGCTCCAATCCACATTTTAGAACAATTTACAATCAAAGATTTGGATAATGCATATGAGCAATTTAAAGAAGATTCAGGGTTAGACGAATGTGTCATTATTCAAACATGTAACAGAATAGAACTTTTTGGCAAATCTAAAACTCAAAATTTAGAGAAAATCAAAAAAACATGGGCCACAATTACAGGACTAGAAGAAGAGGCATTTAATGAAAATGTGGAATTTGTAGAAAATCAAGAAGCGTTACACCATTTGTTGAAATTGACATCAGGGTTAGACTCCATGGTATTAGGCGAGGAACAAATCCTAGGTCAAATAAAAAATTCCATTACTTTTGCCAGAGAAGTAAAAGCATCAGGACAGCATCTTAACACACTATTTGACAAAGCAATTAGAATTGGAACAAGAATAAGGAATTCAAGTGGAATTGGTGCAGGAGGAATTTCTGTAGGTTCCATGGCAGTCAAACTAGCAGAAGAGAATATTGATGAATTAAAAACAAAAAAAGTTCTCCTTATTGGAACGGGTGAAGTATCTACACTAGTAGCCAAATCATTGCAGAGGCGTGGATATGCATTTGATGTTACAAGTAGAACAATTGGAAGATCAGAAACATTTTGTGAAACAATGGGAGGCAATCCAATTAAATTTGAAGCAGTTCTTTCAGGATTTGATAATTATGATGTAATCTTTGTTGCAACCACTGCACCATATTTTCTAGTAACTAATGAAAGAATCACAGAAGCTATGAAAAATAAGGATAAAGGAATGATGATTTTAGATTTATCAAATCCTAGAACAGTAGATGAAAAAGTAGCAACCATTGGAGGGGTCAAACTTATGAATTTAGATCAAATTGCAGAAATGGTAGAAAAGAACATGAATGCACGATTAAACAAGGTAAAAACCGTTGAAAATATAATTAATGAGGAGGTTTCTGTATTAGAAGCCTCAATGAAAAGATTAGATGCAGAACCACTGGTAAAAGATGTATTCAAGAACATAGAGAATCTCAGAGAAAAAGAATTACAGAAAGCACTTCAAATGTTAGATGAAAAAGATGAAAAGAAAATCAAAATTATTGAAGAGTTAACCAAAGCAGTGGTTGAAAGCATAGTTGCAACTCCAATGAATAACATAAGAAAAGCATCAGAGCAAGGTAAACCAGATGTTGTAGAGTTGGCCAGTAAATTATTTGACTATAAAAAACAGAATCAGGCAGACTAG
- a CDS encoding bifunctional precorrin-2 dehydrogenase/sirohydrochlorin ferrochelatase produces MIVDFNLQGKKVIIIGGGKEAEKRVNSIIKQECSIIVISDLINSQINKFVKTKKIKFVKQKISNTKFISEFKPDLIMTTTDDKKINQKIITDAKKKKILVYSSDNPDESDFSNPAIIDFQNMIQIAIFTGGKSPAMAKKIKDRSEKVFKKIITNEDIAQIKIQKISRKIAKETILTQEERRKCLRNIMSDNEIDQLIKDGQVKKAEKRAITILRNWK; encoded by the coding sequence ATGATAGTCGATTTTAATCTTCAAGGAAAAAAGGTAATCATCATAGGAGGAGGAAAAGAGGCAGAAAAAAGAGTCAACTCCATAATAAAACAAGAGTGCAGCATCATAGTAATCAGTGATTTAATTAATTCTCAAATTAACAAATTTGTAAAAACAAAGAAAATAAAATTTGTAAAACAAAAAATTTCAAATACGAAATTTATTTCAGAATTTAAACCAGATTTGATAATGACAACTACAGATGATAAAAAAATAAATCAAAAAATCATAACAGACGCAAAAAAGAAAAAAATCCTTGTTTACAGTTCAGATAATCCAGATGAAAGCGATTTTTCAAACCCAGCAATAATAGATTTTCAAAATATGATACAGATTGCAATTTTTACAGGAGGCAAGAGTCCGGCAATGGCCAAAAAAATTAAAGACAGATCGGAGAAAGTTTTCAAAAAAATCATAACAAATGAAGATATTGCTCAAATCAAAATCCAAAAAATTTCTAGAAAAATAGCCAAAGAAACCATACTCACCCAAGAAGAAAGAAGAAAATGCCTGCGTAATATCATGAGTGATAATGAGATTGATCAGTTAATAAAAGACGGTCAGGTAAAAAAAGCCGAAAAGCGAGCAATCACAATATTGAGGAACTGGAAATGA
- a CDS encoding chromosome segregation protein ScpA, producing MSEAQTPNSISQEPVNILFSPASVVKKDVWEIDLIQILNLLIKILEKTGKKDLKVAGMAALSSSLIYRMKVESIFALQKAAMEKKPMHQRTDVDIELIDIPYRHESTYPVSLDDLLGLLQNLIGTIANPQSRRNKQLEIEPIVAPDFQEYFISLESIIGKYEDLIMKKLTPTGFGLLQDIIADLDQVDSIRCFFAALFLARDQKVDLEQVEDDIKIIIMKEELTN from the coding sequence GTGAGTGAAGCGCAAACTCCCAATAGTATTTCTCAGGAACCAGTGAATATTCTATTTAGTCCAGCATCAGTTGTAAAAAAAGATGTTTGGGAGATTGACCTAATCCAAATTCTAAATTTGTTAATTAAGATTCTTGAAAAAACAGGTAAGAAAGATCTCAAAGTAGCTGGGATGGCTGCATTATCATCATCATTAATTTACAGAATGAAAGTAGAAAGTATTTTTGCTTTACAAAAAGCAGCTATGGAGAAAAAACCAATGCATCAAAGAACAGATGTCGATATTGAATTAATCGACATTCCTTACAGACACGAATCAACATATCCAGTATCTTTGGATGATCTTTTGGGACTGCTACAAAATCTCATAGGAACTATTGCAAACCCACAATCAAGAAGAAATAAACAATTAGAGATTGAACCAATTGTTGCACCAGACTTTCAAGAATATTTTATTTCTCTGGAGAGCATCATAGGAAAATACGAGGATTTGATAATGAAAAAATTAACACCTACGGGATTTGGATTGTTACAAGATATTATTGCAGACCTTGACCAAGTGGATTCAATCAGATGTTTCTTTGCAGCATTGTTCTTGGCAAGAGATCAAAAGGTAGATCTTGAGCAAGTAGAAGACGATATCAAAATTATCATCATGAAAGAAGAATTAACAAATTGA
- a CDS encoding aldo/keto reductase codes for MKYNKLGKTDIEISEIGFGAWAIALDWWGKKIEEDEAKIMLKKAYDVGINFFETGDLYGKGLSEKLIGEVFKDMRDEIVISTKYGYDFSEVEQIGHKELPQRFDEDYTRMALRNSLERLQTDHVDMYGVHNPKLKDVRNDSIFNLLDSFIKEGTIKTYQVALGPAIGWTQEGMEAMDKPNLSAVQTVYNILEQTPGNELMEKAVEKDVGILVRVPEASGILTGKVNADTKFDDNDHRAVRKREWLKASLEKVEQFRPIAERNGLNITEFAMKFMMTKKGFATVLPTMISEEEIVNYAQMSDGKYISDSDMKEVEELYNTWPSYELKATPQAN; via the coding sequence TTGAAATACAACAAACTGGGAAAAACAGATATCGAAATCTCAGAGATAGGATTTGGGGCATGGGCAATTGCTCTTGATTGGTGGGGCAAAAAGATTGAAGAAGATGAAGCAAAAATAATGCTCAAGAAAGCTTACGATGTAGGAATTAATTTCTTTGAGACAGGGGATTTGTACGGTAAAGGACTTAGCGAGAAGTTAATTGGAGAAGTATTCAAAGATATGAGAGACGAGATTGTTATTTCGACAAAGTATGGTTATGATTTCAGTGAAGTTGAACAAATAGGACACAAAGAACTTCCACAAAGATTTGATGAAGATTATACAAGAATGGCATTAAGAAATAGTCTAGAGAGATTGCAAACAGATCATGTTGACATGTATGGTGTACATAATCCAAAATTGAAAGATGTAAGAAATGATTCTATTTTCAATTTACTAGATAGTTTCATCAAAGAGGGAACTATCAAAACATATCAGGTGGCCCTAGGTCCTGCAATTGGATGGACGCAAGAAGGTATGGAAGCAATGGATAAACCAAATCTTAGTGCAGTTCAAACTGTTTACAACATATTGGAACAAACACCAGGAAATGAACTAATGGAAAAAGCTGTAGAAAAAGATGTTGGAATTTTAGTCAGAGTTCCTGAAGCATCAGGGATTTTAACAGGAAAAGTAAATGCAGATACAAAATTTGACGATAACGATCATAGAGCAGTTAGAAAAAGAGAATGGCTCAAAGCATCACTGGAAAAAGTAGAGCAATTCAGGCCAATTGCAGAGAGAAACGGATTAAATATTACAGAATTTGCAATGAAATTTATGATGACAAAAAAAGGATTTGCAACAGTACTTCCAACAATGATCAGTGAAGAGGAAATTGTAAATTATGCCCAAATGTCAGATGGAAAATATATTTCAGATTCAGATATGAAAGAGGTGGAAGAATTGTACAATACTTGGCCTTCGTACGAATTAAAAGCAACACCTCAAGCAAATTAA
- a CDS encoding Lrp/AsnC family transcriptional regulator has translation MDESDKELLNEIQWTFPLVTRPFDAIAKKFDTTPEEIKSRLNQLKETGVLRQLSAIFDTRKLGYTSSLVAMEIEDDKLEYVASQINRHPGVSHNYERDHQFNLWFTLAVPPGSDLKEELEKFNVLKGIKKVRMLPTLQLFKIGVKLDMVDEKKHDVAPTEEKKEIKNVKFVPTEEDKDFIRELQKDMDIIDEPFVNAAKNLGITENELFAKMKHYEDIGVMRRFAAILRHRQVGFTANGMIVWKVPEDRINKVGETLGSFPQVSHCYERPTYADWPYNVFSMIHCKTHEEANEMAKTIQDQIHVDEYKILFSSREFKKTRVEYFVENSFSLEETVPAS, from the coding sequence ATGGATGAATCTGATAAAGAACTTCTAAATGAAATTCAATGGACTTTTCCACTTGTGACTAGACCTTTTGATGCCATTGCTAAAAAATTTGATACTACTCCTGAAGAAATCAAATCTAGATTAAACCAATTAAAAGAAACTGGGGTTTTAAGACAGCTCAGTGCTATCTTTGATACAAGAAAACTTGGTTATACTAGTTCTTTAGTTGCAATGGAGATTGAAGATGATAAACTAGAATATGTTGCAAGTCAAATCAATCGCCATCCTGGTGTTAGTCATAATTATGAACGAGATCACCAATTCAACCTTTGGTTTACTTTGGCAGTTCCTCCAGGTTCTGATTTGAAAGAAGAATTAGAAAAATTCAATGTTCTAAAAGGAATTAAAAAAGTTAGAATGCTTCCCACTTTACAATTATTCAAAATTGGTGTAAAACTTGACATGGTTGATGAAAAGAAACATGATGTAGCCCCAACTGAGGAGAAAAAAGAAATTAAAAATGTAAAATTTGTTCCAACTGAAGAAGATAAAGACTTTATTCGTGAATTACAAAAAGATATGGATATTATTGATGAGCCTTTTGTAAATGCAGCAAAGAATCTTGGAATTACTGAAAATGAATTATTTGCAAAAATGAAGCATTACGAAGATATTGGTGTAATGAGGAGATTTGCAGCTATACTGAGACATAGACAAGTTGGGTTTACTGCAAATGGGATGATTGTTTGGAAAGTCCCTGAAGATAGAATTAACAAAGTTGGAGAAACTTTGGGCTCCTTCCCTCAGGTAAGTCACTGTTATGAACGACCAACATATGCTGATTGGCCATACAATGTATTTTCTATGATCCATTGTAAAACACATGAAGAGGCAAATGAAATGGCAAAAACCATTCAAGACCAAATACATGTTGACGAATACAAAATATTATTCAGCTCGCGTGAATTCAAGAAAACCCGTGTTGAATACTTTGTAGAAAATTCTTTTAGTTTAGAAGAAACTGTTCCTGCTTCTTAG
- a CDS encoding signal recognition particle subunit SRP19/SEC65 family protein gives MKDYEHVVIWLDYFNKNLKKSKGRRVGLEKCVFDPSLKELMDATKASGLEITESDDKVRFPKRPFVRSGYVIVPKGSSKTKILNKISEKLVAKRSKQSK, from the coding sequence ATGAAAGATTACGAGCATGTCGTAATCTGGTTGGATTATTTCAACAAGAATTTAAAAAAATCTAAAGGTCGCAGAGTTGGATTAGAAAAATGTGTTTTTGACCCTTCATTAAAAGAATTGATGGATGCAACGAAAGCTAGTGGATTAGAAATAACAGAATCAGATGATAAAGTAAGATTTCCAAAAAGACCATTTGTTAGGTCAGGATATGTTATTGTACCAAAAGGATCCTCCAAGACAAAAATTCTTAACAAGATTTCAGAGAAGCTTGTGGCAAAAAGATCCAAACAGTCAAAATAA
- a CDS encoding H/ACA ribonucleoprotein complex subunit GAR1: MQEVGEIMHLAGSGRVIIQLSTELVEGQILCDERGTRVAKVNELIGPVSRPYASATPLTNNIKKYIGKNVFASQESPANKSKKFRRRKN, translated from the coding sequence TTGCAGGAGGTAGGCGAAATAATGCACCTAGCCGGTAGTGGTAGGGTAATCATTCAACTATCAACAGAATTAGTTGAAGGACAAATACTCTGTGACGAAAGAGGAACTAGAGTTGCAAAAGTAAATGAACTGATAGGTCCAGTAAGTAGACCATATGCATCAGCAACGCCATTAACAAACAATATCAAAAAATACATTGGCAAAAATGTTTTCGCATCTCAAGAATCTCCTGCTAACAAATCAAAAAAATTTAGGAGAAGAAAAAATTGA
- a CDS encoding 30S ribosomal protein S8e has product MRKSVENLATSKITGGRRVPLRIRRKYETDRYPNEPINAAQVTVTRRVRGDNKKTALKSIDFVNLATGEAKVKKSKILKVLENDTNNDYKRRGIITKGAILETAEGKCRVVSKPGQNGIVNAILLKE; this is encoded by the coding sequence GTGAGAAAATCCGTAGAGAATTTAGCAACAAGTAAAATCACTGGTGGTAGAAGAGTTCCATTAAGAATTAGAAGAAAATATGAAACTGATAGATATCCCAATGAACCAATTAATGCTGCACAAGTTACAGTTACAAGAAGAGTTCGTGGAGATAATAAAAAAACAGCATTAAAGTCAATTGATTTTGTTAATTTAGCAACAGGCGAAGCTAAAGTGAAGAAATCAAAAATTCTCAAAGTTTTAGAGAATGATACAAACAACGATTACAAAAGACGTGGCATCATTACAAAAGGTGCAATTCTAGAAACAGCAGAAGGCAAATGCAGAGTTGTTTCAAAACCAGGACAAAACGGAATCGTCAACGCAATTTTACTAAAGGAATAA
- a CDS encoding DUF167 domain-containing protein, with translation MIYKVHVEFSKEFLEIKNNEIKIGIKSKPIKGEANKEIMKKIAKHFKTSTSLIQIKSGHKSSEKIIEIQQ, from the coding sequence TTGATTTACAAAGTTCATGTAGAATTTTCTAAAGAATTTTTAGAAATTAAAAATAATGAAATCAAGATTGGGATAAAATCAAAACCCATCAAAGGAGAAGCAAACAAAGAAATCATGAAAAAAATTGCCAAGCATTTCAAAACATCAACATCTTTAATCCAAATTAAATCAGGTCACAAATCATCTGAGAAGATCATTGAAATTCAACAATAG